In Clostridium sp. DL-VIII, the following proteins share a genomic window:
- a CDS encoding tagaturonate reductase, with protein MKLNKSLFKEFKTYPEKVLQFGEGNFLRAFVDWQIDKMNDEADFNGSVVVVQPLEAGLIDKLNDQDGLYTLYLQGMKNGKASKTHKVINSISRGINPYSNYDEYLKVGENPELRFIVSNTTEAGIAFEENDKLKGGCQKSYPGKLTALLYNRFKAFNGASDKGLIIIPCELIDRNGEKLKEIVLKYAEIWSLGQDFANWINEANTFCCSLVDRIVPGYPRDTIDEVRAELGYDDNLVDVGEVFHLWVIEGPQSIKNELPIEKAGLNIKVVDDMTPYRTRKVRILNGPHTAMVPVAYLYGLNTVGESVDHEVIGKYVHEVIYDEIIPTLDLPHEELVEFADAIIERFQNPYVKHYLMSIALNSMSKYKTRDLPSLTEYLKRKGELPKKLVFSLAALIEFYKGKRGTEDINLSDDEDILELYKNVWRNYDGSTEGLKKVVTTVLGYEKNWGSDLNEIAGLTNKVTEYLAIIEKAGMKEAVKEVL; from the coding sequence ATGAAGCTAAATAAATCATTATTCAAAGAGTTTAAGACTTATCCAGAAAAAGTTTTACAATTTGGAGAAGGGAATTTTCTAAGAGCCTTTGTTGATTGGCAAATAGACAAGATGAACGATGAAGCAGATTTTAATGGTAGTGTGGTAGTAGTCCAACCATTAGAAGCTGGATTGATTGACAAATTAAATGATCAAGATGGTTTATACACATTATATCTTCAAGGAATGAAAAATGGTAAAGCATCGAAAACTCATAAGGTAATTAACAGTATAAGCAGAGGTATTAACCCATATTCAAACTATGATGAATATTTAAAGGTTGGAGAAAATCCAGAATTAAGATTTATAGTATCAAATACTACAGAAGCAGGAATAGCTTTTGAAGAAAACGATAAACTTAAAGGTGGATGCCAAAAAAGCTATCCAGGTAAATTAACAGCTCTTTTATACAATAGATTTAAAGCTTTTAATGGGGCTAGTGATAAAGGTTTAATAATAATACCATGTGAGCTTATTGATAGAAATGGTGAAAAATTAAAAGAAATAGTATTAAAATATGCTGAAATTTGGAGCTTAGGACAAGACTTCGCTAATTGGATAAATGAAGCTAACACATTCTGCTGCAGCTTAGTAGATAGAATTGTACCAGGATATCCAAGAGATACAATAGATGAAGTAAGAGCAGAATTAGGATATGATGATAACCTAGTTGATGTAGGAGAAGTATTCCACTTATGGGTAATTGAAGGACCACAATCAATAAAAAATGAATTACCAATAGAAAAAGCAGGATTAAATATCAAAGTTGTTGATGACATGACACCTTATAGAACTAGAAAAGTAAGAATATTAAATGGGCCTCATACAGCAATGGTACCAGTAGCATATCTTTATGGATTAAATACAGTAGGAGAATCAGTAGATCACGAAGTAATAGGAAAATATGTACATGAAGTAATTTATGATGAAATAATTCCAACATTAGATTTACCTCATGAAGAATTAGTAGAATTTGCAGATGCAATAATTGAAAGATTCCAAAATCCATATGTAAAACATTACTTAATGAGTATTGCTTTAAATTCAATGTCTAAATATAAAACAAGAGATTTACCAAGTTTAACAGAATACCTAAAGAGAAAAGGAGAACTTCCTAAGAAACTAGTATTCTCTCTTGCAGCTTTAATTGAATTCTATAAAGGAAAAAGAGGAACAGAAGATATTAATCTTTCAGATGATGAAGATATCTTAGAATTATACAAGAATGTATGGAGAAATTATGATGGAAGTACTGAAGGATTAAAGAAAGTTGTTACAACAGTACTTGGATACGAAAAGAACTGGGGAAGCGATTTAAATGAAATAGCAGGTTTAACAAACAAGGTTACTGAATACTTAGCAATAATTGAAAAAGCAGGTATGAAGGAAGCTGTTAAAGAAGTACTATAA
- a CDS encoding LacI family DNA-binding transcriptional regulator yields MSVTIKDIAKIANVSHTTVSRALNNSPYINEDTKIKIKTLAKELNYVPNYNAKSLVLLKSYVIGVFFSSIGNGTSDTFFHEIVKGISKVMDKEYNLVIRGIDDYANSYPIDNKNFDGIIVVSQRKDDDKFIENIIEKGIPTVVINRYIENNQLVNIMSNDTKGSYDAVTYFIENNHQKIALIEGNKEFESSEYRRKGYIKALEDHNIPIKDEYIMSGRYDMKSGYINMTKLLELKDRPTAVFCSNDDIAVGAMKAIDEEGLSVPNDISIIGFDDSNFCNYVTPTLSSVKKDSLTMSEYGGINLLNLINNKEANKTKVYIESKLIIRNSVKKL; encoded by the coding sequence ATGAGTGTAACGATAAAAGATATAGCCAAAATAGCAAATGTTTCACATACAACAGTATCCCGAGCGCTTAATAACAGTCCATATATAAATGAGGATACTAAAATTAAAATTAAGACTTTGGCAAAGGAATTGAATTATGTGCCAAATTACAATGCGAAGAGTCTGGTTTTATTAAAATCATATGTTATAGGTGTTTTCTTTTCATCAATAGGAAATGGTACGTCTGATACATTCTTCCATGAAATTGTTAAAGGTATCAGTAAAGTAATGGATAAAGAATATAATCTAGTTATTAGAGGAATTGACGATTATGCTAATTCATATCCAATTGATAATAAAAACTTTGATGGAATAATAGTAGTAAGCCAAAGAAAAGATGATGATAAATTTATTGAAAATATTATTGAAAAAGGTATACCTACTGTAGTTATAAACAGATACATAGAAAATAATCAATTGGTAAACATTATGTCTAATGATACGAAAGGATCATATGATGCAGTTACTTATTTTATAGAAAATAATCACCAAAAAATTGCTTTAATCGAAGGAAATAAGGAATTTGAATCTAGTGAGTACAGACGAAAAGGATATATAAAAGCACTAGAGGATCATAATATTCCAATTAAAGATGAATATATTATGAGTGGTAGATATGATATGAAAAGCGGGTATATAAATATGACAAAGCTGCTAGAGTTAAAAGATAGACCGACTGCGGTATTTTGTTCTAATGATGATATTGCAGTGGGGGCTATGAAAGCTATAGATGAAGAAGGATTAAGTGTTCCTAATGATATATCTATTATAGGATTTGATGATAGTAACTTTTGTAACTATGTTACTCCAACATTGTCAAGTGTAAAAAAGGATTCATTAACAATGAGTGAATATGGTGGCATAAACTTATTAAATTTAATAAACAATAAAGAAGCAAATAAGACTAAGGTATATATTGAATCTAAACTTATTATAAGGAATTCGGTTAAGAAATTATAA